A single Triticum dicoccoides isolate Atlit2015 ecotype Zavitan chromosome 2A, WEW_v2.0, whole genome shotgun sequence DNA region contains:
- the LOC119357620 gene encoding protein SRC2-like produces MAHRVLELTLVSASNLKDVNVFSRMEVYAITSVFGDPRTRRCSQTDRDGARHPTWDETFTFTVPPTPAKAAAAGAYLHVLLRTERLFGLEDRDVGEVFIPVADLLACACVGGPPRRESYPVRKVHCTEHRGMLTVAYHFGPVMVPLAQDEGLCWDEAAVVGYELPPWQYCPPTYVYAPEAVVPRYPQACARMPPAPKPAAGCGTAAASPAQKNYCVRNGSFALGLGAGLLGGGFGGMVFGDMPPSDKAAHDSGYKPTAADGAGVAF; encoded by the coding sequence atggcgcacaggGTCCTGGAGCTGACGCTCGTCTCGGCGAGCAACCTGAAGGACGTCAACGTGTTCAGCCGCATGGAGGTGTACGCCATCACGTCCGTGTTCGGCGACCCTCGCACGCGGCGGTGCAGCCAGACCGACCGCGACGGCGCCAGGCACCCGACGTGGGACGAAACGTTCACGTTCACCGTCCCGCCCACGCCCGCCAAGGCCGCCGCCGCGGGAGCCTACCTCCACGTGCTCCTCCGCACCGAGCGCCTCTTCGGCCTCGAGGACCGCGACGTCGGCGAGGTGTTCATCCCTGTCGCCGACCTGCTGGCCTGCGCCTGCGTGGGCGGCCCGCCGCGGCGTGAGTCGTACCCGGTCCGGAAGGTGCACTGCACCGAGCATCGGGGCATGCTCACCGTGGCGTACCACTTCGGCCCCGTGATGGTGCCGCTGGCCCAGGACGAAGGGTTGTGCTGGGACGAGGCCGCGGTGGTGGGGTACGAGCTGCCGCCGTGGCAGTACTGTCCTCCGACGTACGTCTACGCGCCGGAGGCGGTGGTGCCGCGCTACCCTCAGGCGTGTGCTCGCATGCCGCCGGCGCCCAAGCCAGCTGCCGGCTGTGGCACGGCCGCCGCGTCGCCAGCGCAGAAGAATTATTGCGTAAGGAACGGCAGCTTCGCGCTGGGGCTCGGCGCGGGGCTGCTCGGCGGAGGCTTCGGGGGGATGGTGTTCGGCGACATGCCGCCGTCGGACAAGGCGGCTCACGACTCCGGGTACAAGCCCACGGCCGCCGACGGCGCAGGAGTTGCCTTCTGA